A window of the Bos indicus x Bos taurus breed Angus x Brahman F1 hybrid chromosome X, Bos_hybrid_MaternalHap_v2.0, whole genome shotgun sequence genome harbors these coding sequences:
- the LOC113887737 gene encoding NADH dehydrogenase [ubiquinone] 1 alpha subcomplex assembly factor 4-like: MKPSPTPRHPSTKNLLQEQMSSHPEIKGEIDRKDDKLLSLLKDVYVDSQDPMSSLQVKDAGTRQKPKEFRLPKDHQFDMMNVKNIPKGKISILVTLTLLNSHKLYPDTWTAKKIADKYHLEQQDVNSLLKYFVTF, encoded by the coding sequence ATGAagccctcccccactcccaggcACCCTTCCACCAAGAACCTCCTGCAAGAGCAGATGAGCAGCCATCCAGAAATTAAGGGAGAAATTGATAGAAAAGATGACAAACTGCTGTCATTACTAAAAGATGTGTATGTTGATTCCCAAGATCCCATGTCTTCTTTGCAGGTAAAGGATGCTGGAACACGTCAGAAGCCTAAGGAGTTCAGGTTGCCAAAAGACCATCAGTTTGACATGATGAACGTTAAGAACATTCCCAAAggtaaaatttccattttagtgACGTTGACACTTCTCAATAGTCATAAACTTTATCCAGACACATGGACTGCTAAGAAAATAGCTGACAAATACCATCTAGAACAGCAAGATGTAAATTCCCTTCTCaaatattttgttactttttaa